In Sphaeramia orbicularis chromosome 12, fSphaOr1.1, whole genome shotgun sequence, the following proteins share a genomic window:
- the cntn1b gene encoding contactin 1b isoform X1: MASTAFLLLALSSSISYTVAILFGEPRIFGEDATGYGPIFEEEPIDVVYTEDSPEGRISMNCRVRANPPATYRWRRDNWEIKLMEQPDEHYSLVGGNLVITNPRQKKHAGTYVCVAWNVYGTVISKEARVKFGYLEEFPQEERDPVYVKEGQGAVLLCAPPKAWPQEVTYRWIYNEFPVFMFTDNRRFVSQKTGNLYISKVEAQDAGNYSCFVSSPIIGKSVFSKFIPLIPLPPEDGEERKYPADIRVKFPDTTAMLASNITLECFALGNPIPHIVWRKVDATDLPPNHEISESGAVLHLYNVQYEDVGGYECEAINTKGKDWHKAWLYVESAPEWAETINNTQIDIGSEHTMRCVASGKPFPFIRWYKNGYMYGKGELKFSSLTFEDSGMYQCIAENYWGIKYANAELRVIACAPTFEFNPVKQQLLGAKDGRVVIECKPRAAPRPRFTWTKGKELLFNNSRISIMYDGSLEILNATKNDEGLYTCLAENDRGKGSSSGYLTITEATSLTVAPEDTEVKVGDEVILKCSASYDPMLDITFIWAIDFRVINFDTEWRHYERVMSEDGSGDLRIKNVQIWHEGRYTCTAQTVVDNDTAYADLKVVGVPGPPGVLRIEEIGDTWVKLLWSKGAEHNSPILYYTVQTRHFWALNEDDWRNASTSPTFLDGNAERADVTDLYPWMEYQFRIIATNEYGSGEASIPSLKIKTWDAPPVVSPTDVAGYGGRNGEIVISWTPVEPWHFYGKKFGYIVAFKPHDAYDWWYETISDPETRRYVHRDSYFVITEEDFQVREFQVKIKSFNVKGDGPYSLTKVIYYPRDVPTDPPTDVYARPVSSTEALVWWLPVIDTGTGLQQYIEGYQVKYWRKYDDPEPGANRIFVPASVNQTRLENMLPDSHYLIEVRAFNGAGLGPPGEHCEMFTKRPPPPDPPRMWRYISWTGKWLYVWWDHIQYDWFGNISFPLYYKVMFRKTGYIYGKVYITGWHFMDFPMPQVGDYELMVRGRYEGGDGPVRKISIKGKACMATPALSFLSMVLLALYILGLEI, translated from the exons ATGGCTTCCACTGCTTTCCTGCTACTGGCACTCTCCTCCTCAATCTCCTACACAG TGGCAATCCTGTTTGGTGAACCCAGAATATTCGGAG AGGATGCGACTGGTTATGGCCCCATCTTTGAGGAGGAGCCTATTGATGTGGTCTATACTGAGGACTCACCTGAAGGGAGAATATCAATGAACTGCAGAGTACGGGCAAATCCTCCAGCCACATACAG ATGGCGCCGTGATAACTGGGAGATCAAACTGATGGAGCAGCCTGATGAACACTACAGTCTGGTGGGAGGGAATCTGGTTATCACCAACCCTAGACAGAAGAAACACGCTGGGACGTACGTCTGCGTGGCCTGGAACGTCTACGGCACCGTCATCAGCAAAGAGGCCAGAGTCAAGTTTGGAT ATCTAGAGGAGTTTCCACAGGAGGAAAGAGACCCAGTGTATGTCAAAGAAGGGCAGGGGGCAGTCCTGCTTTGTGCCCCTCCAAAAGCCTGGCCAC AGGAGGTGACTTACCGTTGGATCTACAATGAGTTCCCAGTTTTCATGTTCACAGACAATCGCCGGTTCGTCTCTCAGAAGACAGGGAACCTGTACATCTCCAAGGTGGAAGCTCAGGATGCAGGAAACTACTCATGCTTTGTTTCCAGTCCCATTATtggaaaaagtgtcttttccAAGTTCATCCCCCTCATCCCTTTACCCCCTGAAGATG GTGAGGAGAGGAAGTATCCTGCAGACATCAGAGTGAAATTCCCAGACACAACGGCCATGCTGGCATCTAATATTACATTGGAGTGTTTTGCTTTGGGAAA CCCCATCCCACATATCGTATGGAGGAAGGTGGATGCCACAGACCTTCCACCAAATCATGAGATCAGTGAATCAGGAGCAGTCCTTCATCTGTACAATGTCCAGTATGAAGATGTGGGAGGATATGAGTGTGAAGCCATCAACACTAAAGGAAAAGACTGGCACAAGGCCTGGCTCTATGTAGAGT CGGCCCCAGAGTGGGCAGAAACcatcaacaacactcagatcgaCATTGGCTCAGAGCATACTATGCGTTGTGTGGCATCAGGGAAGCCTTTTCCTTTCATCCGCTGGTACAAAAATGGATACATG TATGGAAAAGGCGAGTTGAAGTTTTCTAGTCTTACCTTTGAAGATTCTGGGATGTACCAATGTATCGCTGAGAACTACTGGGGTATCAAGTACGCCAATGCTGAGCTACGAGTAATTG CCTGCGCCCCTACATTTGAGTTTAACCCTGTGAAGCAGCAGCTGCTGGGGGCTAAAGATGGCCGTGTGGTGATTGAATGCAAACCCAGAGCAGCTCCTAGACCTCGGTTCACCTGGACTAAGGGCAAAGAACTTCTCTTTAACAACTCACG TATTTCTATCATGTATGATGGGAGTCTGGAGATCCTCAATGCCACCAAAAATGATGAAGGGCTCTACACATGCTTGGCTGAGAACGACAGAGGAAAGGGCAGCAGCTCTGGCTATCTTACCATCACAG aggCAACCAGCTTGACAGTGGCCCCTGAGGACACTGAGGTGAAGGTTGGTGATGAGGTGATTCTTAAATGCTCTGCTTCATACGACCCCATGCTGGACATCACATTTATCTGGGCTATAGACTTCAGGGTCATCAACTTCGACACAGAATGGCGACATTATGAGCGTGTCATG AGTGAAGATGGCAGTGGTGACCTGAGAATAAAGAATGTTCAGATCTGGCATGAGGGTCGCTATACCTGCACTGCTCAGACGGTGGTGGACAATGATACAGCCTATGCTGATCTGAAAGTTGTAG GTGTTCCCGGGCCCCCTGGTGTCCTCAGGATCGAAGAGATTGGGGACACATGGGTGAAGTTGTTATGGAGTAAGGGAGCGGAACATAACAGCCCCATTCTGTACTATACTGTACAGACCAGACACTTCTGGGCTTTGAATGAAGATGACTGGAGAAATGCCAGCACCT CACCTACGTTTCTTGATGGGAATGCGGAGAGGGCAGATGTGACAGATCTGTACCCTTGGATGGAGTATCAGTTTAGGATCATCGCTACCAACGAGTATGGCTCTGGAGAGGCCAGTATACCTTCCCTCAAGATCAAAACATGGGATGCAC CTCCAGTGGTATCTCCCACTGATGTGGCAGGATATGGAGGTAGAAATGGAGAAATTGTCATCTCATGGACA CCTGTAGAGCCATGGCACTTCTATGGCAAGAAATTTGGCTACATTGTGGCCTTCAAGCCTCACGATGCCTATGACTGGTGGTATGAGACCATCTCAGATCCAGAGACAAGGCGATACGTTCACAGAGACTCTTATTTTGTTATCACTGAGGAAGATTTTCAGGTTAGAGAGTTTCAGGTGAAGATAAAGTCATTTAATGTAAAAGGAGATGGGCCTTACAGCCTCACCAAGGTCATCTACTACCCACGAGATG TACCAACAGATCCTCCAACAGACGTCTATGCCCGGCCAGTGTCCTCCACAGAAGCTCTGGTTTGGTGGTTGCCAGTGATAGACACTGGTACAGGCCTGCAGCAGTACATTGAAGGATACCAG GTGAAATACTGGAGGAAGTACGATGACCCAGAACCAGGAGCCAATCGCATATTTGTTCCAGCATCAGTCAACCAGACCAGGCTAGAGAACATGCTGCCAGACTCTCACTACCTCATTGAGGTCCGTGCCTTCAATGGAGCTGGCCTTGGACCCCCTGGTGAACACTGTGAGATGTTCACCAAGAGACCAC CACCACCTGACCCTCCCAGAATGTGGCGCTATATTTCCTGGACTGGAAAGTGGCTGTACGTGTGGTGGGATCACATCCAATATGACTGGTTCGGCAACATTTCCTTCCCACTGTATTACAAG GTTATGTTCAGAAAGACGGGGTACATCTATGGGAAAGTCTACATCACCGGCTGGCACTTCATGGACTTCCCCATGCCTCAGGTCGGAGACTATGAACTGATGGTGCGTGGCCGTTATGAAGGCGGAGATGGCCCAGTCAGGAAGATTAGTATAAAGG GTAAAGCATGCATGGCCACACCTGCGCTGAGCTTCCTGTCTATGGTGCTGCTGGCACTGTACATTTTGGGGTTGGAAATATAA
- the cntn1b gene encoding contactin 1b isoform X2, producing the protein MASTAFLLLALSSSISFAVAILFGEPRIFGEDATGYGPIFEEEPIDVVYTEDSPEGRISMNCRVRANPPATYRWRRDNWEIKLMEQPDEHYSLVGGNLVITNPRQKKHAGTYVCVAWNVYGTVISKEARVKFGYLEEFPQEERDPVYVKEGQGAVLLCAPPKAWPQEVTYRWIYNEFPVFMFTDNRRFVSQKTGNLYISKVEAQDAGNYSCFVSSPIIGKSVFSKFIPLIPLPPEDGEERKYPADIRVKFPDTTAMLASNITLECFALGNPIPHIVWRKVDATDLPPNHEISESGAVLHLYNVQYEDVGGYECEAINTKGKDWHKAWLYVESAPEWAETINNTQIDIGSEHTMRCVASGKPFPFIRWYKNGYMYGKGELKFSSLTFEDSGMYQCIAENYWGIKYANAELRVIACAPTFEFNPVKQQLLGAKDGRVVIECKPRAAPRPRFTWTKGKELLFNNSRISIMYDGSLEILNATKNDEGLYTCLAENDRGKGSSSGYLTITEATSLTVAPEDTEVKVGDEVILKCSASYDPMLDITFIWAIDFRVINFDTEWRHYERVMSEDGSGDLRIKNVQIWHEGRYTCTAQTVVDNDTAYADLKVVGVPGPPGVLRIEEIGDTWVKLLWSKGAEHNSPILYYTVQTRHFWALNEDDWRNASTSPTFLDGNAERADVTDLYPWMEYQFRIIATNEYGSGEASIPSLKIKTWDAPPVVSPTDVAGYGGRNGEIVISWTPVEPWHFYGKKFGYIVAFKPHDAYDWWYETISDPETRRYVHRDSYFVITEEDFQVREFQVKIKSFNVKGDGPYSLTKVIYYPRDVPTDPPTDVYARPVSSTEALVWWLPVIDTGTGLQQYIEGYQVKYWRKYDDPEPGANRIFVPASVNQTRLENMLPDSHYLIEVRAFNGAGLGPPGEHCEMFTKRPPPPDPPRMWRYISWTGKWLYVWWDHIQYDWFGNISFPLYYKVMFRKTGYIYGKVYITGWHFMDFPMPQVGDYELMVRGRYEGGDGPVRKISIKGKACMATPALSFLSMVLLALYILGLEI; encoded by the exons ATGGCTTCCACTGCTTTCCTGCTACTGGCACTCTCCTCCTCAATC TCCTTTGCAGTGGCAATCCTGTTTGGTGAACCCAGAATATTCGGAG AGGATGCGACTGGTTATGGCCCCATCTTTGAGGAGGAGCCTATTGATGTGGTCTATACTGAGGACTCACCTGAAGGGAGAATATCAATGAACTGCAGAGTACGGGCAAATCCTCCAGCCACATACAG ATGGCGCCGTGATAACTGGGAGATCAAACTGATGGAGCAGCCTGATGAACACTACAGTCTGGTGGGAGGGAATCTGGTTATCACCAACCCTAGACAGAAGAAACACGCTGGGACGTACGTCTGCGTGGCCTGGAACGTCTACGGCACCGTCATCAGCAAAGAGGCCAGAGTCAAGTTTGGAT ATCTAGAGGAGTTTCCACAGGAGGAAAGAGACCCAGTGTATGTCAAAGAAGGGCAGGGGGCAGTCCTGCTTTGTGCCCCTCCAAAAGCCTGGCCAC AGGAGGTGACTTACCGTTGGATCTACAATGAGTTCCCAGTTTTCATGTTCACAGACAATCGCCGGTTCGTCTCTCAGAAGACAGGGAACCTGTACATCTCCAAGGTGGAAGCTCAGGATGCAGGAAACTACTCATGCTTTGTTTCCAGTCCCATTATtggaaaaagtgtcttttccAAGTTCATCCCCCTCATCCCTTTACCCCCTGAAGATG GTGAGGAGAGGAAGTATCCTGCAGACATCAGAGTGAAATTCCCAGACACAACGGCCATGCTGGCATCTAATATTACATTGGAGTGTTTTGCTTTGGGAAA CCCCATCCCACATATCGTATGGAGGAAGGTGGATGCCACAGACCTTCCACCAAATCATGAGATCAGTGAATCAGGAGCAGTCCTTCATCTGTACAATGTCCAGTATGAAGATGTGGGAGGATATGAGTGTGAAGCCATCAACACTAAAGGAAAAGACTGGCACAAGGCCTGGCTCTATGTAGAGT CGGCCCCAGAGTGGGCAGAAACcatcaacaacactcagatcgaCATTGGCTCAGAGCATACTATGCGTTGTGTGGCATCAGGGAAGCCTTTTCCTTTCATCCGCTGGTACAAAAATGGATACATG TATGGAAAAGGCGAGTTGAAGTTTTCTAGTCTTACCTTTGAAGATTCTGGGATGTACCAATGTATCGCTGAGAACTACTGGGGTATCAAGTACGCCAATGCTGAGCTACGAGTAATTG CCTGCGCCCCTACATTTGAGTTTAACCCTGTGAAGCAGCAGCTGCTGGGGGCTAAAGATGGCCGTGTGGTGATTGAATGCAAACCCAGAGCAGCTCCTAGACCTCGGTTCACCTGGACTAAGGGCAAAGAACTTCTCTTTAACAACTCACG TATTTCTATCATGTATGATGGGAGTCTGGAGATCCTCAATGCCACCAAAAATGATGAAGGGCTCTACACATGCTTGGCTGAGAACGACAGAGGAAAGGGCAGCAGCTCTGGCTATCTTACCATCACAG aggCAACCAGCTTGACAGTGGCCCCTGAGGACACTGAGGTGAAGGTTGGTGATGAGGTGATTCTTAAATGCTCTGCTTCATACGACCCCATGCTGGACATCACATTTATCTGGGCTATAGACTTCAGGGTCATCAACTTCGACACAGAATGGCGACATTATGAGCGTGTCATG AGTGAAGATGGCAGTGGTGACCTGAGAATAAAGAATGTTCAGATCTGGCATGAGGGTCGCTATACCTGCACTGCTCAGACGGTGGTGGACAATGATACAGCCTATGCTGATCTGAAAGTTGTAG GTGTTCCCGGGCCCCCTGGTGTCCTCAGGATCGAAGAGATTGGGGACACATGGGTGAAGTTGTTATGGAGTAAGGGAGCGGAACATAACAGCCCCATTCTGTACTATACTGTACAGACCAGACACTTCTGGGCTTTGAATGAAGATGACTGGAGAAATGCCAGCACCT CACCTACGTTTCTTGATGGGAATGCGGAGAGGGCAGATGTGACAGATCTGTACCCTTGGATGGAGTATCAGTTTAGGATCATCGCTACCAACGAGTATGGCTCTGGAGAGGCCAGTATACCTTCCCTCAAGATCAAAACATGGGATGCAC CTCCAGTGGTATCTCCCACTGATGTGGCAGGATATGGAGGTAGAAATGGAGAAATTGTCATCTCATGGACA CCTGTAGAGCCATGGCACTTCTATGGCAAGAAATTTGGCTACATTGTGGCCTTCAAGCCTCACGATGCCTATGACTGGTGGTATGAGACCATCTCAGATCCAGAGACAAGGCGATACGTTCACAGAGACTCTTATTTTGTTATCACTGAGGAAGATTTTCAGGTTAGAGAGTTTCAGGTGAAGATAAAGTCATTTAATGTAAAAGGAGATGGGCCTTACAGCCTCACCAAGGTCATCTACTACCCACGAGATG TACCAACAGATCCTCCAACAGACGTCTATGCCCGGCCAGTGTCCTCCACAGAAGCTCTGGTTTGGTGGTTGCCAGTGATAGACACTGGTACAGGCCTGCAGCAGTACATTGAAGGATACCAG GTGAAATACTGGAGGAAGTACGATGACCCAGAACCAGGAGCCAATCGCATATTTGTTCCAGCATCAGTCAACCAGACCAGGCTAGAGAACATGCTGCCAGACTCTCACTACCTCATTGAGGTCCGTGCCTTCAATGGAGCTGGCCTTGGACCCCCTGGTGAACACTGTGAGATGTTCACCAAGAGACCAC CACCACCTGACCCTCCCAGAATGTGGCGCTATATTTCCTGGACTGGAAAGTGGCTGTACGTGTGGTGGGATCACATCCAATATGACTGGTTCGGCAACATTTCCTTCCCACTGTATTACAAG GTTATGTTCAGAAAGACGGGGTACATCTATGGGAAAGTCTACATCACCGGCTGGCACTTCATGGACTTCCCCATGCCTCAGGTCGGAGACTATGAACTGATGGTGCGTGGCCGTTATGAAGGCGGAGATGGCCCAGTCAGGAAGATTAGTATAAAGG GTAAAGCATGCATGGCCACACCTGCGCTGAGCTTCCTGTCTATGGTGCTGCTGGCACTGTACATTTTGGGGTTGGAAATATAA